CACTGATCTGCTTGACCACCTAACTCCCCTCAATGCTTGGCGATGATGATACAAACTCGAAATTCTCTCACGATCTTTTTTAGTTATTCAGTTTTTATCGTGACTGGAGAGCATGCGATCTGGAGAACATGCACCACTGTATTCCCAAGTGTGGCAGCACTCCCGCGGAGTTTCACACACTCCTAAACTATCCAGCCACAGTAGTTAATCCTGATTCGACAATAACCTTAGGGCTTGATGATGTGCTCGGGGAGCGGCGTTGTGCAATCCGACTAGTCTCTGAGTGACTTTATATCGCTGACATGGAATCCCTTCCAAACTAAGTAATATCAACATGTCTCCGTGCGGCCTTCAAGTATATATAAAAGTGGCAATGAATTCACTTTCTCGAATACGACCTCAATTTCTCTTCTTAGTGGAGCAGCAGCATGGCAGACGATATAGAGCGAGGGCGCAAAGGCGCTAAGACTACGACTACAACTGATGAGGATGGATCGTCTAAGGTATCTGTGGGTGTTGGACAGGAGCAGCTTGCGCAGGTCACTGCTCCCCATGAGTCCTATGAAGGATATCACCGGTTCGATGCGACTGCGACGTGGACGCCAGATGAGGAGCGGTGGGTGGTGCTAAAGACAGACTTTTTGCTGCTTGGTTGGCTCTGCATTATGGTGAGTCTAGAGCTCAGAGTGACTAGGATATGGCTGACTGTATAGTTCTTCGGATTGCAATTGGATCGGGGAAACTTGTCGAATGCCCTAACCGATAGTCTTCTGGAAGACCTGAACATGAACAGCAACGATTATAACAATGTCAGTACATTAGCCTGTTTTATGCTGATTCAATACTGAAAGTTCAGGGCACAACAATCCAACTGGTTCTGTTCCTCGCGGCCGAATTCCCCGTCCAGCTCCTTATCAAGCGCTATGGTTTCCGAAGAGTCCTTcctttgatgatgatgtcctGGAGTCTTGTCTCGTGGACTCAATCGTGGATGACTAGCAGGGCTTCGTTCTATGTGACGAGAGCTCTAATTGGTGCTCTAGAGGGTGGTTTTATTCCCGGAACCGTCCTTTTTGCGACGTATTTCTATAAGACTCGGGAGTTGTCTTTTCGACTGGCGTTCTTCTGGTCGTCGTTGAATGTATGCGTCTTCCCTTGAGAAGAGAATTCCTTGTGTTAACGATAAATAGGTTGCCCGAATCATCTCTTCGCTTTTAGCAGCAGGAATCCTTAAAATGCGCGGGATTCAGGATAAGCCCGGCTGGTTCTGGCTTTTTCTCATTGAAGGGTTGCTGACCTTTGTGATTGGACTTATCGTATGTTTTCCGGCATGCCTTCTCGCTCAGTGCTAACAGAGGCagagcttcttcttcctccccagCTCCCCGACAAACACCAAGAGTGTCATCTGTCCGAGATCCTGGTATACCGAAAGACAGGAATTGATTATGGTTAATGTACGCCTTTCCAACTCCTGATCCTTTATCTGCACTGACCAACTAGCGTCTCCTCCGCGATGACCCCTCTAAAGGTCTCACACACATCCACGAAGCCGCCTCCTTCCGCGACGTCCTTGACGCTTGGAGCGACAAATCCATGTGGGGTCTATACTTCATCGGCCTAGTCGCATATATCCCGCAGAGCCCCGTCCAATCTTACCTCTCCCTCACCCTAAAGCGCATCGGGTTCTCAACTTTCGACTCGAACATGCTCTCCATCCCCTCCGCCGCGGTCCAGATTATCCTCATGCTCGCGTTGTCCAAGAGCAGTGAGTACTTTGGCGAACGTACATTTCACTCCTTGTTCGGCGAATTCTGGTCGCTTCCGTTGTTGGCTGCGTTGCTGGGCTTGCCAGCATATGGACATGACTGGGCACGGTTTACAATCACGACATTGATATCGGGGTATCCGTACTTCCATCCGATTGTGTCTGCGTGGATTTCGGAGAATACATTCGATGTACAAAAACGTGCTATTACGGCTGCGACGTATAACGTGGTCGTGCAGATTGGATCTGTTATATCTTCCCGTgagtttctccattcttAGTCTACGGATGAAGATTTATGCTAACTAATATAGAAATCTACCGCGATAGCGACTCCCCCTACTATTACACCGGCGACAGAGTCCTCATCGCGCTCTGCGTAGTCTCAATGGTCGCCTTTATCGTCCAGCGACAATACCTCTGGTTCCTTAACCGTCAGAGAGATAAAGCGTGGAATGCGATGTCTCGGGAAGAGCAGGTTCTGTATCAATCTGATCAAGCGGCGAGAGAGAAGGATGGGAATAAGCGGTTGGACTTCAGGTTTAAGTATTGAGTGGATGTTTTTCTGTGCGTAAATTAATTAGGAATAGTTATACTGTTTTCCTTTGGTGATACTGCACTTCGAGCTCTGGAATAATTCCTCTTGATAACATCTAGTCAGCAGCGATTGCTCACATTCTGGTCAGCATTGCTATCTAGCTGTATTCGACTCTCTCATTGCTGACTAGGTGCTTTACAGTTGACTAACGGTGTTATTGGAGATTCTCTTGGGCACTTCTACAGACACAAACAGGGGAAACATGGCTATCTAGTTGTGTCCTATTGTCATTATTCAAAGTACCAAGATCTTCATCGTTACACTGGAGTTGAAATGCGACACTTATCAAACAGAGACTTGATCGTGTTTGTTGTTCCCGTCCCATCTGCAAACAAGTCTCGCCAGTAATTTCCAGAAAAGAGATCTCAGACACTCACTGTTTTTTGATTGATTCGTTTCTTAGAGAGGTCTATTATACGAGGCACTGTttttccatcttctctttgcatCCTGTCTTCCCCTCACATGATatatacaccatcttcttccaGACGGATCCTTGAAGTTTCCACGAAGCCGTCAATATCGAAGTTTCCAGCGTGTGTACAGACTATCCCATCATCCTGGCGGAGAGGTTCACCCTTCCGTCCTCACTTTCGACTTTGTTAGAACAAGCAAAGAGTCCATTTCCGATATTTGCCAAATCTCGACCTTCATCAAATAATGCGTCGCTACCGCTGGCCAATGCTGTATACGAAAGAGACTATGTGAAAAACCTTCACTTGGAATAAACCGGCCTTTCAAGTCTCAAAGCGCGATTAGTGAGATTGGTAGCGATAAGTTGGCTACTGGGCTTATGCTGGCGGGACGGATTGTCATCGTGATTGCTGTGCATGGAGCGTCCGATGGTGCTATTTTGTTTACAGACGACACATAAACCAGAAATACGCCATTCAGCTGTGTCTGCTGTATGCTATAATTGGTAAGTGGTTCATGTACCGCAGTACGCGAGCTCTACTAACATCTTAGTCTACCAGGATAGCGTCAATAATCAGCCCAGCTCTATCGTGGGGAAGGCAAATGCCCTAACCCGGAGAAGATGTTTGACACAATAAGAAAAATATGACCTTGGACAATCGGTACAGCAAAACACCGCAAAGATTTCCGTAAACCGCTTGTAAAAATACCTCGCCGACGGACAGAAAGGAGGCTACACCTGTCCGATGGAAGGGTGTGATAAAAGAAACGACTGCAGTAATCGCCATCTGCGGATATTCCAGTCGTATTGTTTGCTCAAGTAAAGCGCACTAAGCCACTTTCTACCTGTCACTTGTGGCAGTTTATGCACACTGGTGCAAGCACCTGGGACACAAAGACCCCTTGCGTATACAGCTGCATTTGGCGTACCGGTGGCGCGAATGACGAGTTCTTTTTGGGGTGTCTTTGGACAGTTATAAGATACCGTGCTGTTTTCTATAAAGACCAAGCCTGATGAAGCCAGAAGTCTTACGCCAAAAGAAGGGTTGTCAAGACACCGCAATAGTGGCGTCCTATATCGATGACTGGTGTAATAAAAATTTGCTGTGCAATTACCTGTATCATTGACACGAGGCTGAACTAAGAGCCCCTCTCGCTCCTCTCAAGCATCTTTATTGAGAGGCATATTTGAAAAGAACCAGACGATGCCTGAGACCCTTAGGCTTCTCCTCCTTGCAGAGAATGTAAACGGCCAACTGTCTCATCGAAAGCAAACTTAGCGAATACGTTGTGCTGCTAACACGAATACCCTTGAAACTCAGCTGCGCACATATCTTCCTTTGACACAGTTCCATAAAGCAGTCATCTCGGTGAAATTCTCGGGGCTATTCGAACAATTATGAGAGGATGCTTTACGGTGATAACCCACGATCGAAGGAAAACATCAGATTCGGCCGCAAGTCGTTACCCTTTATAATAACGGCAGCAATGTATAGCCAATATCTAGACCTGGCAGCCCGAGTCACAGCTCACTCCCTCCTTTTAGAGCGGTTCAGGCATGATTAGCCCAGGGAGCCGGGCAGATAAAGCCTTCCATTTTGGAGCGTTACGATCTACTGGGTCTCTTTTTATTGGTCGAAATACCTGTGTAAAAACGCAGCCTACGACTGTCAATGGAATGCGTGAAGGTTCCCAGAAAAAGCTATTCCTTGGTACTTCCAAGGAACGTGTGCAGAAAGAGACTACAACTCCTGTTCTCTGCTACCATGGCTACCATGGACAAAACAGCCCACACAAGAAATACATTATATCCACTCAGAAGTAGTTGATAGTCTCCGAGaattactccgtacagcTTCATTCAAAAGAGGGTCTCCCGAGAAATAAAGTCCTTATGTACATACAACCAATCGTCAAATAACACCATCACGCACCAGAATCACGAATCCCAAGCATGCATAAAACCACTAAACCGGACTAATCCCCACAAAATCCCGGTCAGCAAAAACCTGCTCCGGCAGATCAGAGCCCATAAACGACCCCTCAAGCAATCCGTCCTGCAGAAATGGAACCCCGGGGACCTGCGCTAGGAAATCGTCAAGCATCAGCTCGACTGAATCATAGGACGGCCATGATGGGGCTAATGCGGGGAGCTCCGTTGCCGCTGCTGCATGCAGGGAGGACATTGGCGTTATGTAGGGATCCTGGTCAATGCAGTTCGGGGAAAGTGGGCTAAGTGACATTCCCGGAAAAGTGCCGTCGACTGTCGCTTGCTGGTGATCATCGCGCTGGTTTATTTCCATTGGTTCGATGTATAGCTCGTCTTGTGGATGGTTTAGACAGTCTCTGAAAGTGCCAGTGCGGGTCCTCTGTTCTGGAAGCTGTTTTGTCACAGTAAGATCCTGGTCAAGACTAGTAGGCCCATCTGCTCCCGTGGCAGCATCTTGGCTATGCTGATCGACCCCGACCCTTGCTAACTGTCTACTCTTTCGGCGATATTCTGCATGCGATGGCTGCAGGGCCGATAGTGTTGGTGCGCTTCTAGAATCTGCTTCTGCCATCTTTTTATAGAGCATGTCAACTAATGTTTtgtttcctcctcctcgaaaTGTCGATAATATGGAGTGCAAGCGATACAGAATATTATTTGGCCGGCTTTCGATTTCCAATTCAGAAGCTCGAGGGAGCATCGCCAGCTTCATGATCGAATCAGCGAGCGAGTTTGCAATTTCGTACAGTTTCAGTTCCTACAAAATCAGTTACGAGGTCATTTACGAGTATGCGGTTAACTCACCATTCCGAGACCGTGAGCCTCGATTGCCGGTCTGGGTAGCTGCGAAACAATGTTCAACATCTCCTTAGCAACAGCAACCGGGAATGACGGCGAAGTGGGTGTTTGCGGTGATCGGTTGTATGAAATGCTCTTTTTAGTTGAGAGCTTCCACAAGATCATCCGCATCCAGTGTCGGGTGACGCATAAGTCTGCCTTTTGTACGTCCGATATATGGTCAAAGACTACCGATCCGTCCTCCAGCTTGTCCTGTAATGTCTCGAGAAATCGGTTATCGAAATCTAGCTCGTCACCGAGGGATTCTGTCTCCAAGTCTTCGCCTTCTATTATATCGAACATTTTCGACCGTTCAAAGAGCCGGAACAGGTTGAGTAGTTTGAGAAACGCAGGTAAGACATGGGGATCGTTGCCGTCATCTGCTGAGGGAGGTACAACGTTTGTTCGTAACGCGACAGGAAGTTTATGGAGAATGCAGACGCCCCTATATTATTAGCTGACTTTCAATATATGAAATTTGAATATGCTCACCTCTCTGTAACAAACAAGAGCCACAGTACACGACGCCGGATTTGCTGCTCTTCCAACGAAAGGTTCGCATATGAGGATTCGCGATGCagattcatcatctgagcgAGCGAAATAGCTTCCCTCAAGTATAGTAACGATTCGCTTCCTCCCGATTGTTGGTTTTCGTAGTATACGTGCAAGAAGAATGACGTCCGCACGTTATTCAAATTGATCTTGGACTTGTACTGGCTCATACCGCGGACTCGAAGACATTCTGCCGCAAAGGTATCCGCGGTCATCGATTCATCGGAAAGAGAGCCCTTACCTAGTCGCAATTGCGCGACTGTCGCGGCTGCGACAGCAGTGGCCAATGCGTATATCTCGGGATCCGCATTATTGGTGTCATGCTGCAATATAGATACCAGCCGTTCGACGTTGACAATAGGCCATACCGGGTACATGCGCACGTGATAGATGTAAAGAGGAGTGGTCAGGACATTGAGGGAAATCTGAGACCTAGCATACGATTGTCATCAGTACAGTGCGGGGAGAGATACCGAAGTCTCGAGATGTCCGTACCTGTCTACTGATTGTTCGACACGCGCCAACGTGTTGGGTTGTACGGACTGGCGGGGAGATTCACAGGCGTCTTCCCTCTGAGCCTGCTCGATCAAGTATTTCGTCGTCGAACGCAGTTTTTGCGGACCTCGGGTTTGTTGAACTCGGATGTAAGTGCACTTGATGCGCGCATTCGTAcaggccttgcatggatgGCCTCCGCCGCAACGAATCTTCCGAATCTTGCACCCGTCGCAAGCGCGTTTAGTCACGTTTGTTCGGTTCGAAGACATGGCAGTTGTGAAGAAGCTGAAATCACAATATTGAAGAAGCTGAAATTCCGTAGCACAAATGACCGGCCGTTGCGAGAGTCAGTTGATCCCAGAAACATTTGCGGGGCAATGCGCCAACTCGCATCGAGCCAAGAGCCAGACACAGGATGCATTGCTCCGAGATTCTGCCATGATTCATGTAAGGAAATCAGTTTATTCGACGGGATCTGGCGACGATGCCAGAGATAGAAATAGCGTTGGTTGCGTTAATCGACCCCGGCGGCACGCCATCGCAGACCCACAGTGTCCGGTGTAGGTACAGAGTACGTTGTACGTTGCGACTCAGAAACGAGATCATTATCCATTGTCCGTTGGTGTATGGAGTACCAAGGGTATGGATTTTGTTCGCTGGTTGTCGTAGAGGCTGTATTTGGTACGGTTTGGGGGGTTTCCGTAGAACGTAGGAGTTTCCAGGGGCAAATCGGACGGAGACCATGAAACGTCAGAGTATATCATTGAGCAAACTTGACGCTCTATTCAGTTCTGTCTGGAGAGTTGAGAAGTCGATAGTTAAGTGTGGAAGGGTAAAAGAATtggagggaagagaaaggtCGAATTCGAAGTCGAAGATTGCCCAATCGGGAAGGTCACCTATAGCAGTCCTTTCTAGCAGCGTCATTTCTCGCCATCACAACTCTCCAGATGAGCTTCTTCTATACAGTGCAATACTATGGTTTATCGCTATCTTATTTCTTGATATGCATCCACCATCCTCACTCGTCCAAGTAACCTCAGGACCCTCCGAGTATTCCTCCGAAGCCTGTTACCCCATACGATGCGGACGAATAAATAGCACGGCGTTCCCTTCGCTCTACCAATTTTCAAACTCCATTCTTATCACAAGCGACCTATTCCTGATTAATTCCAGACAATCACAATGGCGTGGCCAAACAAGAACAAAGACATGCTGTACCGCCGCGTGGGCAACTCCGGCCTGCACGTGTCGGCCATTGGGCTAGGAGGATGGTTAACGTGAGCCTTCTCCGTACACTGATACAATAAAATCGAGCTGACAATACCTTGGATCATAGTTTTGGAGGCCACGTCGAAAACGGTACGAATCACCTACCACGCACCAATCACAGCACTAACACCCACAGAAACTACCTTCAGCTGCATGAAGCAAGCCTACGACTGCGGCGTCAACTTCTTCGACACAGCCGAGAGCTACGCGGGCGGGCAGTCCGAGATCATCATGGGGCAGGCGATCAAGAAATACGGCTGGAAGCGAAGCGACCTGGTCGTCACCACGAAGCTAAACTGGGGTCTCGCGAATGGTGAAATTCTAATCAACAACCACGGTCTTTCGCGGAAGCATATTATCGAAGGAACGCGTGCCTCGCTTGAGCGGTTACAGCTGGAGTATGTCGATATTATCTACGCGCACCGACCGGATCGTCTAACGCCTATGGAGGAGACCGTGCGTGCATTCAACTATGTTATTGAAAAGGGCTGGGCGTTTTACTGGGGTACATCGCAGTGGTCTGCCGATGAGATCAGTGAAGCCTGCGGGATTGCCAAGGCATTGGGTCTGGTTGCGCCGATTGTCGAACAGCCGTTGTATAACATGCTTGATCGGACCAAGGTCGAAGGCGAGTTCCAGCGTCTGTACTCGCGCGCTGGTATTGGGTTGACTACATTCTCACCGTTGAAGATGGGGTTGTTGAGCGGGAAGTACAACGATGCGACGACGCAGCCTCCGCCGGGTTCTCGGTTCGCAGAAAGTAGTGATCGATTTGCGGATAGCGTGCGCAAGGACTGGGAGAATGAGCAGTGGGCGGGCACTATCAAGAAGATCGTGGAGTTGAAGGTACTACATTCCATACCTCTGTTACCAAGATAATAGCTCAACTGTGGACAGACCCTCGCCGATAAACTCGGCTTCAAGCTCTCTCAACTCGCTCTAGCATGGTGTCTGAAGAACGAAAACGTCTCGTCTGTCATCACTGGTGCTTCCAGGCCGGAGCAAGTCGTGGACAATGTCGAGAGTCTCAAGTTGTTGCCCAACCTGACGCCGGAGATCATGGCGGAGATTGATGAGTTGTTGCTCAACAAACCGGATCAGGATCCCGCGAGACAGGATTAAGCCTTGTTGATCGGGTACTAAGAGCATATTTTTGGTCTCTAAGGGTCTATATTCTCCAGTCCATACGAGTTTCAGTGAATGAATACATATAAACGCCGATgctcttctctcttcctctttctttttgcatTTGCATGGTTTTCCATTCCAAAgataaatagactcttctccCCAATGCCCAGAAGGCCTTTCTATGGTCATCTGTGCCCGGCATGCGCGTCAATTAGTGGCATACAGAGTCATTGAGCAAGTCTATCCTTAGCTCCATGGTAAACAATTGAACGAATGGACGGGCTTTCCCAAGGAAGTCAGACATGCCATTAAGACTTTTATTGCGTTCTATTTCAGTCCTTCTGCCGGATTCAACCCGGTGCCAATGCTTGACAGCATTGGCACAGGTAATGGTCTAAAAATCCAATACCGGCATGAAGATAACCCAGTCGTCACTACGAAGGAACAATGAAAAAAGTTCATTACACAAAAGTGAATGGACCATGGGCACTTTCCTTTATTCTTCCCAGTCCCTTGCttattcttttctgtttcccTTCGAGAGCTTCCACcatcaattttcttcttttctcgctGTACCGTTCTCTCTCAGTTGCATCACAAtgtctccatcttctcaggAGATTCCTCTAGACAGAGATCAGGAACTTGACAGAATGATCCCAAACCTCAAACATATCCCTTGCAAACAACACGCCAGGGGATATTGTGCTAAGGCCACGGGTTCAATCATGATGGCAagtgtgacggctcaacTCAGCGCCTTTATTGacaaacaccatcaacatggcaaacgatgccatacaagcaattaag
This Aspergillus chevalieri M1 DNA, chromosome 3, nearly complete sequence DNA region includes the following protein-coding sequences:
- a CDS encoding putative voltage-gated K+ channel beta subunit (KCNAB) (COG:C;~EggNog:ENOG410PGU6;~InterPro:IPR023210,IPR036812,IPR005399;~PFAM:PF00248;~SMCOG1039:aldo/keto reductase family oxidoreductase;~antiSMASH:Cluster_3.1), encoding MAWPNKNKDMLYRRVGNSGLHVSAIGLGGWLTFGGHVENETTFSCMKQAYDCGVNFFDTAESYAGGQSEIIMGQAIKKYGWKRSDLVVTTKLNWGLANGEILINNHGLSRKHIIEGTRASLERLQLEYVDIIYAHRPDRLTPMEETVRAFNYVIEKGWAFYWGTSQWSADEISEACGIAKALGLVAPIVEQPLYNMLDRTKVEGEFQRLYSRAGIGLTTFSPLKMGLLSGKYNDATTQPPPGSRFAESSDRFADSVRKDWENEQWAGTIKKIVELKTLADKLGFKLSQLALAWCLKNENVSSVITGASRPEQVVDNVESLKLLPNLTPEIMAEIDELLLNKPDQDPARQD
- a CDS encoding Zn(II)2Cys6 transcription factor (COG:K;~EggNog:ENOG410PMFV;~InterPro:IPR036864,IPR007219,IPR001138;~PFAM:PF00172,PF04082;~antiSMASH:Cluster_3.1;~go_function: GO:0000981 - DNA-binding transcription factor activity, RNA polymerase II-specific [Evidence IEA];~go_function: GO:0003677 - DNA binding [Evidence IEA];~go_function: GO:0008270 - zinc ion binding [Evidence IEA];~go_process: GO:0006351 - transcription, DNA-templated [Evidence IEA];~go_process: GO:0006355 - regulation of transcription, DNA-templated [Evidence IEA]), translated to MSSNRTNVTKRACDGCKIRKIRCGGGHPCKACTNARIKCTYIRVQQTRGPQKLRSTTKYLIEQAQREDACESPRQSVQPNTLARVEQSVDRSQISLNVLTTPLYIYHVRMYPVWPIVNVERLVSILQHDTNNADPEIYALATAVAAATVAQLRLGKGSLSDESMTADTFAAECLRVRGMSQYKSKINLNNVRTSFFLHVYYENQQSGGSESLLYLREAISLAQMMNLHRESSYANLSLEEQQIRRRVLWLLFVTERGVCILHKLPVALRTNVVPPSADDGNDPHVLPAFLKLLNLFRLFERSKMFDIIEGEDLETESLGDELDFDNRFLETLQDKLEDGSVVFDHISDVQKADLCVTRHWMRMILWKLSTKKSISYNRSPQTPTSPSFPVAVAKEMLNIVSQLPRPAIEAHGLGMELKLYEIANSLADSIMKLAMLPRASELEIESRPNNILYRLHSILSTFRGGGNKTLVDMLYKKMAEADSRSAPTLSALQPSHAEYRRKSRQLARVGVDQHSQDAATGADGPTSLDQDLTVTKQLPEQRTRTGTFRDCLNHPQDELYIEPMEINQRDDHQQATVDGTFPGMSLSPLSPNCIDQDPYITPMSSLHAAAATELPALAPSWPSYDSVELMLDDFLAQVPGVPFLQDGLLEGSFMGSDLPEQVFADRDFVGISPV
- a CDS encoding putative MFS transporter (COG:G;~EggNog:ENOG410QDIK;~InterPro:IPR020846,IPR011701,IPR036259;~PFAM:PF07690;~SMCOG1106:major facilitator transporter;~TransMembrane:12 (i71-90o110-128i140-158o170-190i197-220o232-254i312-330o350-366i378-401o407-427i439-459o465-487i);~antiSMASH:Cluster_3.1;~go_function: GO:0022857 - transmembrane transporter activity [Evidence IEA];~go_process: GO:0055085 - transmembrane transport [Evidence IEA]); this translates as MADDIERGRKGAKTTTTTDEDGSSKVSVGVGQEQLAQVTAPHESYEGYHRFDATATWTPDEERWVVLKTDFLLLGWLCIMFFGLQLDRGNLSNALTDSLLEDLNMNSNDYNNGTTIQLVLFLAAEFPVQLLIKRYGFRRVLPLMMMSWSLVSWTQSWMTSRASFYVTRALIGALEGGFIPGTVLFATYFYKTRELSFRLAFFWSSLNVARIISSLLAAGILKMRGIQDKPGWFWLFLIEGLLTFVIGLISFFFLPSSPTNTKSVICPRSWYTERQELIMVNRLLRDDPSKGLTHIHEAASFRDVLDAWSDKSMWGLYFIGLVAYIPQSPVQSYLSLTLKRIGFSTFDSNMLSIPSAAVQIILMLALSKSSEYFGERTFHSLFGEFWSLPLLAALLGLPAYGHDWARFTITTLISGYPYFHPIVSAWISENTFDVQKRAITAATYNVVVQIGSVISSQIYRDSDSPYYYTGDRVLIALCVVSMVAFIVQRQYLWFLNRQRDKAWNAMSREEQVLYQSDQAAREKDGNKRLDFRFKY